The genomic interval CTGATTTCTAACTGATTATCTGAATTTGCTTCTTTAGATAATCGTTTAACTACATTGTAGTGCACGATACGCATTATCTTTGAAATTTCTTTCAAGTTTTCTTTAATATCCAATGAAGATGATGCATTAGTTTGAATACGCACACGACGTCTTAAATAACTTGTTTTAACTCTAATCCAAATACGTCTTAATAATGAAGCTTGACGATAAACTTGTGTACGTTCTGCATAACGCATATAGTTATCAAAATCACTTTGAGAGATTCGTCCTTCTTTTGCTAAATCATCCAATGTTTTTGTTTCTGTATCAAAAGCAATACCTTGCAGACGTTCCAATTCTTTTGAATCTTCATCGTCATCATCTAATACTTTCAAGAAAGCAATACGGTCGTGATAATCTTTAATCACATTCCCATATTTAAAAGAAGTTTCTGGTGTTGCATTTTTTCTTAAGTAGTCGACTACTTGCTCTAATATATAAACGCGTGTCTGCTTGAATGACATACCTTCTAGTTTCGCCTTTTTCATTGCAGGTGTTACAAGCGGTAAAAATACTTGTGCAATAACCAAACTTAATATAACCATTCCTGAAGAAATGAATAGTAAATCATTTCGATAAATAAACGACTCATTTTCACCTAATACGAATGGTAATGTTAACGCGATAGCAAGAGAAATTGTACCGTGCACACCACATAATGTCATGATTAGAGCATACATGCTGCGTTTCGGTTTTTCAGAAGGTTTTTGAGGCCCTCCTTCATTCATTGCTCTTTCGAAAGGACTGACTGGAAGGTAAAAATAAGGATAAAGTACATAAACCCATACGAAGCGGAATACATATACAGCGAGTGCTATAACACCTGTTGTTGTAAGTAAGAACACAAGATTTTGCGGTTCTGTTTTAAGTATATTCACAACAACTTCCGGAACCATATAACCTAAAATAACAAATACAAAACCGTTTAATGCATAACTCAATACGTTCCATGTTTGTGTATAACTCAACTGTAATTGTGTACTGACATGTGTAATACGATCTCTTTCAAATCCATGTACAAGACCTGCTACAACAGCCGCAATAATTCCTGAAGCATGGAATACTTCCGCAATCAGATATGTGACAAATGGCGTCAGTAATTGAATGAAAATAAACATATTATTACTTTCTACGCCACGTCTAGAAAGTGTTACGCGCAATCGTACGAGTGCAATACCGATAATCATACCGACAATCAAACCACCAATAGCTGCGACTAAAAATTCACCAACAGCATGGGTGATAGAAAAAGTACCTGTAATCAATGCGGTTACAGCAATTTTGAAAGAAATGATACCCGCTGCATCATTTAATAAAGACTCCCCTTCCAAAATTGTCATGGCACCTTTCGGTAATATTTTACCTTTTGTAATGGCAGAAACTGCTACAGCATCTGTCGGACAAAGAATTGCTGCTAAAGCAAAACCTGCGGGCATAGGCAGATTAGGCCATACCCAGTGGATAAAGAATCCCACACCAACAACAGTTGTAAATACTAAACCTAATGCCATCAACATGACGGGTTTTATATACCGTCGCAAACTGACACGGGAAACTTGAACACCTTCTACAAATAGTAATGGTGCGATTAAGGCAACCATAAATACTTCTGTATCAAAGTCAAAACTGACTGGGATAGGTGTTAAGAACAACAAAGCCCCTAAAACAATTTGGATAAATGCTAAAGGTACTTTAGGGAGAAATAGTGAATGAATTAAGGAACTTACAATTATTGCTGCTAAAAATATCAGCAAACCTTCAACTATCTCCAAATCGTCACCTCTTTCTATGTTCAATCATATGAAGTGGATGATAAAAGCTGGTTCATTCAGTTTTTATCGTCTAGTTATAATAATACAATATTTAATTGCACAAAATCTATTTATATAACTTCAGCCACACTACATTTATACAAAGCAAATAATGAAAATTAATGCTCCCTTGTTATTTCTGAGGCTATATAAATAGAATCATGATAATACTGTTTTACCCGTTCTCTCCTTTCTTTATTACAGCACCAAAAAAATTTTATCTTTTTTTAAAAAAGATGTGCTTTTTTTGAACGAGAAACGATATATAGAGTGAGAAAGGAGGTCAGACAAATGAAAAAAATTAAAGATGTCGCTATCACTTTGATTCACGAAGAACTTGGTGAAAACAGCAAAGTTGTACAAAAACGTCGTAAATTCTCTCGTTTGAACCCAGAGATCACTTCAAAAGAATTATTAACTTTTAAAAATGTGATTGAAAAATTAACTGGAGAAACGTACATCAATGTTGAAGTCACTACAGTAGAAACTTTATAAAAGGAGGAAACATAATGTCTAAAACTTTAGAACTGATTTTTCTTAACGCAGCTAACAAACCTGTAAAATTACAAATTCCAGATTTAACGCAAGATGTCAGTGAGGAAAGCGCACGTAATGCTATGAATACTTTACTGGAAACGAATGTACTTAATCCTACAACTGGTAAACCCGTAGCAGTCAAAAGTGCACAAATCATTGAAAAAGAAACACATATTATCTTCTAAAACAAATTGCCGAGTATACTCATTATTTGAGTATGCTCGGCTTTTTATTCTACTTGTCTAGGTTTGACTATATCCCCGAAAAAAATACGTTTATCGCCCAGTTTTTTACAAATAGCGTAATCATCATACACATCAATAACCTGTGCTAGATTTTTGTAAGCAAGTTTAGGATTGAGTACTTCAATAAATTGTTGATCTTGAATTTGCGCATTCTGCCCAGCATCAATAAAGAAAGTTTCTTCATCAAGTACACGAATAATCGAAATATCATGCATATTAAATCCTCTCTTTCTTACTTTCATTAAGTTTTTTCACTCAACTCTTATTTTACCAAATTATATATAGATATATTGAAAAAATCTACATTTTTTACAATTATCAAATAAAAAGTGTCTTAAAAAACAAAAAATTAAAAAAACATTTATGTCATTGTTGATATATGTCATCTAATTATTGTTTACCTTTCATCAGTATGATAAAGTTATGTAACTGATTGAAAAATAATAAAGGAGGTATTCAATGGCACTATTATTACTTTTAGGATTAATAGCAGGCACAATGGTTCCGATTCAGACTTCAATCAACTCCCGTTTGATTGAATATACTCGTTCATCATTTTATGCTTCTACTATTTCTTTTGCTGTCGGTTCACTCTTCTTAGTACTTGTGAACTTGATTGTTAATCCAGGTGTATTTAATGTCAATTATTATCATTTTGATTTTAACTACACTTGGATTACAGGCGGTATTTTAGGCGTTATTTTCTTAACAGGAAACTTAATTTTATTCCCAAGACTAGGAGCATCACTAACTGTTATTATCACAATTGCCGGACAAATCGTAATGGGAGTCCTTATTGATACTTTTGGTTGGTTCGGCGCTAATACAGAACCCTTCACGTTCTTGAAGCTTTGCGGCGTTTTACTTCTCTTCTTTGGTATTTTTATTATGAATTATACTAAGCAAAAAGCAGCGACTGAAACACAAAGTAACCCCTTATCATTAGTATTATGGTTAGCCATCGGTTTCTCATTCGGATTTGCGCCTCCTATCCAAACAGCAATTAACAGTCAATTAGGACAAACTGTACAAAGTCCATTCCTTGCTTCTTTCATTTCATTCTTTGTTGGTACAATCACAT from Staphylococcus condimenti carries:
- a CDS encoding cation:proton antiporter — its product is MEIVEGLLIFLAAIIVSSLIHSLFLPKVPLAFIQIVLGALLFLTPIPVSFDFDTEVFMVALIAPLLFVEGVQVSRVSLRRYIKPVMLMALGLVFTTVVGVGFFIHWVWPNLPMPAGFALAAILCPTDAVAVSAITKGKILPKGAMTILEGESLLNDAAGIISFKIAVTALITGTFSITHAVGEFLVAAIGGLIVGMIIGIALVRLRVTLSRRGVESNNMFIFIQLLTPFVTYLIAEVFHASGIIAAVVAGLVHGFERDRITHVSTQLQLSYTQTWNVLSYALNGFVFVILGYMVPEVVVNILKTEPQNLVFLLTTTGVIALAVYVFRFVWVYVLYPYFYLPVSPFERAMNEGGPQKPSEKPKRSMYALIMTLCGVHGTISLAIALTLPFVLGENESFIYRNDLLFISSGMVILSLVIAQVFLPLVTPAMKKAKLEGMSFKQTRVYILEQVVDYLRKNATPETSFKYGNVIKDYHDRIAFLKVLDDDDEDSKELERLQGIAFDTETKTLDDLAKEGRISQSDFDNYMRYAERTQVYRQASLLRRIWIRVKTSYLRRRVRIQTNASSSLDIKENLKEISKIMRIVHYNVVKRLSKEANSDNQLEISTIADSYLLRTDNLTPSNFFNTKNHESMSKIKLNALREQRHILNELVDEGEVSEKTALKVRKAINYDEMILVDRLT
- a CDS encoding DUF2922 domain-containing protein; this translates as MSKTLELIFLNAANKPVKLQIPDLTQDVSEESARNAMNTLLETNVLNPTTGKPVAVKSAQIIEKETHIIF
- a CDS encoding DMT family transporter, yielding MALLLLLGLIAGTMVPIQTSINSRLIEYTRSSFYASTISFAVGSLFLVLVNLIVNPGVFNVNYYHFDFNYTWITGGILGVIFLTGNLILFPRLGASLTVIITIAGQIVMGVLIDTFGWFGANTEPFTFLKLCGVLLLFFGIFIMNYTKQKAATETQSNPLSLVLWLAIGFSFGFAPPIQTAINSQLGQTVQSPFLASFISFFVGTITLFIITLIMNRSLRMRAHSPESGKIKWFYFIGGILGVVFVTANIILMPHLGAALTTIIAMLGQMMMGVLIDHFALLGAPRNRISVRKCVGIICIIIGIVILRLF